One Streptomyces sp. V4I8 genomic window carries:
- a CDS encoding class II aldolase/adducin family protein, which translates to MTDSSSALGQERAAVAAASRRLGAEGLLIGTAGNVSMRLDDRVAITATGAVLAELTADQVTVVDLDGDVVAGTLAPTSELDLHLGVYHRYGAGAVVHTHAPMATALSCVLDELPCVHYQLLTLGGSVRVAPYATFGTPALAESVLTALEGRSAALMANHGALTHAPTLDKAVEHALLLEWACGVYQHAAALGKPRVLDEHQQLAVIEAALARNYGTTHPVPPVQEGNR; encoded by the coding sequence ATGACCGACTCAAGCTCAGCGCTGGGTCAGGAGCGGGCCGCCGTCGCCGCGGCGAGCCGTCGCCTGGGAGCCGAGGGGCTGCTCATCGGCACGGCCGGCAACGTCAGCATGCGGCTGGACGACCGTGTCGCGATCACGGCGACCGGCGCGGTGCTCGCCGAACTGACGGCCGACCAGGTGACCGTGGTGGACCTCGACGGAGACGTCGTGGCCGGGACGCTCGCCCCCACCTCGGAACTGGACCTGCACCTCGGCGTCTACCACCGCTACGGTGCGGGCGCGGTCGTCCACACCCACGCCCCGATGGCGACCGCGCTGTCCTGCGTGCTGGACGAACTGCCCTGCGTCCACTACCAGTTGCTGACCCTGGGCGGCTCGGTGCGCGTGGCGCCGTACGCCACGTTCGGCACACCGGCGCTCGCCGAGTCCGTGCTGACGGCGCTGGAGGGCCGCAGCGCCGCGCTCATGGCCAACCACGGCGCCCTCACCCACGCCCCGACGCTGGACAAGGCGGTCGAACACGCACTGCTCCTGGAGTGGGCGTGCGGTGTCTACCAGCACGCGGCCGCCCTCGGAAAGCCCCGCGTCCTCGACGAACACCAGCAACTCGCGGTGATCGAGGCCGCGCTCGCCCGGAACTACGGCACCACCCACCCCGTACCACCCGTGCAGGAGGGAAACCGATGA
- a CDS encoding SDR family NAD(P)-dependent oxidoreductase, whose protein sequence is MLLKGKVAVVYGAGSSIGGAAARAFAAEGARVFLAGRTAAPLDRLAEDIRGAGGAAETAVVDALDEAAVNAFVDDVAARAGRVDISFNAIGCGDVQRPPMEISAGDFLQPIATAMRSQFLTTRAAARHMTARGTGVILAFGGGGPQTLPGLGGFKIALDALEGLRRQWAVELGPHGIRVVTLKSGGVPGSLPDGFPGKEAISDGLVEATRLGRAATLADVGDVAAFVASDRARTLTATDVNISCGAIVD, encoded by the coding sequence ATGTTGCTGAAGGGCAAGGTCGCCGTGGTGTACGGCGCGGGCAGTTCCATCGGCGGGGCGGCGGCGCGCGCCTTCGCGGCTGAGGGGGCGCGGGTCTTCCTCGCCGGGCGTACCGCGGCGCCGCTCGACAGGCTCGCCGAGGACATCCGGGGCGCGGGCGGCGCGGCCGAGACCGCCGTGGTCGACGCGCTGGACGAGGCGGCGGTGAACGCCTTCGTCGACGACGTCGCCGCACGGGCGGGGCGCGTCGACATCTCGTTCAACGCCATCGGATGCGGGGATGTCCAGCGGCCACCGATGGAGATCTCGGCAGGCGACTTCCTGCAGCCCATCGCGACCGCGATGCGCTCCCAGTTCCTGACGACCCGGGCGGCCGCCCGGCACATGACCGCGCGCGGCACGGGAGTGATCCTGGCCTTCGGCGGCGGTGGACCGCAGACGCTGCCCGGTCTCGGCGGCTTCAAGATTGCGCTGGACGCGCTGGAGGGGCTGCGCCGCCAGTGGGCCGTCGAGCTGGGCCCGCACGGCATCCGCGTGGTGACCCTGAAGTCCGGCGGGGTCCCGGGATCCCTCCCCGACGGGTTCCCGGGCAAGGAGGCGATCAGCGACGGCCTCGTCGAGGCGACCCGGCTCGGGCGGGCGGCGACCCTCGCGGACGTCGGCGACGTCGCCGCCTTCGTCGCCTCCGACCGGGCGCGCACGCTCACGGCGACCGACGTGAACATCTCCTGCGGCGCCATCGTGGACTAG
- a CDS encoding YqjF family protein — protein sequence MPNPAPVTPDAPALIRTPLLTQQWLDLAFIHWAVEPDVVAGLLPRGTVPDTHDGVTYVGLVAFRMHRVGWLRLPGVPYLGTFPETNVRLYSVDAHGRRGVVFRSMDASRLIPVVMGRVGFRLPYLWSRMTVRTAGDTVTYTSSRRWPGPRGAASRITVRTGERIEEPTELEHFLTARWGMHNAFFGGPEPVAYLPNHHPRWPLHRAELITCEENLVTAAGLPAPSDAPVSVLYSPGVPVRLGRPARPAGIPTP from the coding sequence GTGCCGAATCCCGCTCCCGTCACTCCCGACGCTCCCGCTCTCATACGCACCCCCCTCCTCACCCAGCAGTGGCTCGACCTCGCCTTCATCCACTGGGCCGTCGAACCGGACGTCGTGGCGGGGCTGTTGCCGAGGGGGACCGTTCCGGACACGCACGACGGGGTGACGTACGTCGGGCTCGTCGCGTTCCGGATGCACCGGGTCGGCTGGCTACGGCTGCCCGGGGTGCCGTATCTAGGGACCTTTCCCGAGACCAACGTCCGGCTGTACTCCGTGGACGCGCACGGACGGCGCGGCGTCGTGTTCCGGTCGATGGACGCCTCGCGGCTGATCCCGGTGGTGATGGGGCGCGTGGGCTTCCGGCTGCCGTACCTGTGGTCCCGGATGACCGTCCGCACGGCCGGCGACACCGTCACGTACACCAGTTCCCGCCGCTGGCCCGGCCCGCGCGGCGCCGCCAGCCGCATCACCGTACGCACCGGGGAACGCATCGAGGAACCCACCGAGTTGGAGCACTTCCTCACCGCCCGCTGGGGCATGCACAACGCCTTCTTCGGCGGGCCCGAGCCGGTGGCCTACCTGCCCAACCACCACCCTCGCTGGCCGCTCCACCGCGCCGAGCTGATCACCTGCGAGGAGAACCTCGTGACGGCGGCCGGGCTGCCCGCCCCGAGCGACGCCCCGGTCAGCGTCCTGTACTCCCCCGGTGTCCCGGTCCGCCTCGGCCGCCCGGCGCGTCCGGCCGGCATCCCCACGCCGTGA
- a CDS encoding TetR family transcriptional regulator: MGDPAAQPGGTWHVPLRRTPQQARSKARLARVLQAAERVLVSEGVQALTTTRIAAEAQVSVGSLYQYLPDRDAIIDALAGGYFARLEAAMDDLVRAAAAERWDDPVGVLIDAYAAIYRTEHGFRALWFGGTLTEQTRAADREHKRRMADGVRRVLLALGVAGDDEALARACHAAVLAADALSQEAFRRDPEGDPGLLDEAKLMLRGYLTGVTARYPELPS; the protein is encoded by the coding sequence ATGGGCGATCCCGCCGCACAGCCCGGCGGCACCTGGCACGTTCCCCTGCGTCGCACGCCCCAGCAGGCGCGCAGCAAAGCCCGTCTGGCTCGCGTGCTGCAGGCCGCCGAGCGCGTCCTGGTCAGCGAGGGGGTCCAGGCGCTGACCACGACGCGGATCGCGGCGGAGGCGCAGGTCTCGGTCGGTTCGCTGTACCAGTACCTGCCGGACCGCGACGCGATCATCGACGCCCTCGCGGGCGGCTACTTCGCCCGGCTGGAGGCCGCCATGGACGACCTGGTCCGCGCGGCGGCGGCCGAGCGGTGGGACGACCCCGTCGGTGTGCTCATCGACGCGTACGCCGCGATCTACCGCACCGAACACGGCTTCAGGGCCCTGTGGTTCGGCGGCACCCTGACCGAGCAGACCCGCGCCGCGGACCGCGAGCACAAACGCCGGATGGCGGACGGGGTCCGGCGGGTCCTGCTGGCCCTCGGCGTCGCCGGGGACGACGAGGCTCTCGCCCGCGCCTGCCACGCCGCGGTCCTCGCCGCCGACGCGCTCTCCCAGGAGGCCTTCCGTCGCGATCCCGAGGGCGACCCGGGTCTCCTCGACGAGGCCAAGCTCATGCTGCGCGGGTATCTGACCGGTGTCACCGCCCGCTATCCGGAGCTGCCATCCTGA